A single window of Bordetella genomosp. 11 DNA harbors:
- the nusG gene encoding transcription termination/antitermination protein NusG — translation MSKRWYVVHVYSGMEKSVHKALLERIERAGLQTSFGRILVPSEEVVEVKGGQKSISERRIFPGYVLVEMDLTDETWHLVKNTNRVTGFLGGSGNRPTPISEKEVEKILSQMVEGVEKPRPKVLFEVGEMVRVKEGPFADFNGNVEEVNYEKSKVRVSVTIFGRATPVELDFSQVEKT, via the coding sequence ATGAGCAAACGGTGGTACGTCGTCCATGTTTATTCCGGCATGGAAAAAAGTGTGCACAAGGCGCTGCTCGAACGCATCGAGCGGGCCGGCCTGCAAACTTCCTTCGGGCGCATTTTGGTGCCGTCGGAAGAAGTCGTCGAAGTGAAAGGCGGCCAGAAGTCGATTTCCGAGCGTCGGATTTTCCCGGGCTACGTCCTGGTTGAAATGGATCTGACCGACGAGACCTGGCACCTGGTCAAGAATACCAACCGCGTCACCGGCTTTTTGGGTGGCTCGGGCAACCGGCCCACACCGATCTCCGAGAAAGAAGTCGAAAAGATTCTTTCCCAGATGGTCGAAGGCGTCGAAAAACCGCGTCCCAAGGTCTTGTTCGAAGTGGGCGAGATGGTGCGCGTCAAGGAAGGGCCGTTTGCGGACTTCAACGGCAACGTCGAAGAAGTCAATTACGAAAAGAGCAAGGTGCGTGTGTCCGTCACCATTTTTGGCCGCGCGACGCCCGTCGAACTCGATTTCAGCCAGGTCGAAAAGACCTGA
- the tuf gene encoding elongation factor Tu — MAKGKFERTKPHVNVGTIGHVDHGKTTLTAAITTVLSNKFGGEAKAYDQIDAAPEEKARGITINTAHVEYETQTRHYAHVDCPGHADYVKNMITGAAQMDGAILVVSAADGPMPQTREHILLSRQVGVPYIIVFLNKADMVDDAELLELVEMEVRELLSKYDFPGDDTPIVKGSAKLALEGDKGELGEQAILKLAEALDTYIPTPERAIDGTFLMPVEDVFSISGRGTVVTGRIERGVIKVGEEIEIVGIKPTLKTTCTGVEMFRKLLDQGQAGDNVGILLRGTKREEVERGQVLAKPGSITPHTDFDAEVYILSKEEGGRHTPFFQGYRPQFYFRTTDVTGTIELPKDKEMVLPGDNVSIKVALLAPIAMEEGLRFAIREGGRTVGAGVVAKILK, encoded by the coding sequence ATGGCAAAAGGCAAGTTTGAACGTACCAAGCCGCACGTGAACGTGGGTACGATCGGTCACGTGGACCACGGCAAAACGACGTTGACGGCGGCGATCACGACGGTGCTGTCGAACAAGTTCGGCGGCGAGGCGAAGGCGTACGACCAGATCGACGCGGCGCCGGAAGAGAAGGCGCGCGGGATCACGATCAACACGGCGCACGTGGAATACGAGACGCAGACGCGTCACTACGCGCACGTTGACTGCCCGGGCCACGCGGACTATGTGAAGAACATGATCACGGGCGCGGCGCAGATGGACGGCGCGATCCTGGTGGTGTCGGCCGCTGACGGCCCGATGCCGCAGACGCGCGAGCACATTCTGCTGAGCCGCCAGGTGGGCGTGCCGTACATCATCGTGTTCCTGAACAAGGCGGACATGGTCGATGACGCGGAGCTGCTCGAGCTGGTGGAAATGGAAGTTCGCGAGCTGCTGAGCAAGTACGATTTTCCTGGCGACGACACGCCGATCGTGAAGGGTTCGGCCAAGCTGGCGCTGGAAGGCGACAAGGGCGAGCTGGGCGAGCAGGCGATCCTGAAGCTGGCCGAGGCGCTGGACACGTACATCCCGACGCCGGAGCGCGCGATTGACGGTACGTTCCTGATGCCGGTGGAAGACGTGTTCTCGATCTCGGGTCGTGGCACGGTGGTGACCGGCCGTATCGAGCGCGGAGTGATCAAGGTTGGCGAGGAAATCGAAATCGTCGGCATCAAGCCGACGCTGAAGACGACCTGCACGGGCGTGGAAATGTTCCGCAAGCTGCTGGACCAGGGCCAGGCGGGCGACAACGTGGGGATTCTGCTGCGCGGTACCAAGCGCGAGGAAGTCGAGCGCGGTCAGGTGCTGGCCAAGCCGGGTTCGATCACGCCGCACACGGATTTCGACGCCGAGGTGTACATCCTGTCCAAGGAAGAGGGTGGCCGTCATACGCCGTTCTTCCAGGGTTATCGTCCCCAGTTCTACTTCCGTACGACGGACGTGACGGGCACGATCGAGCTGCCCAAGGACAAGGAAATGGTTCTGCCGGGTGACAACGTGTCGATCAAGGTGGCGCTGCTGGCACCGATCGCCATGGAAGAAGGCCTGCGCTTCGCGATCCGCGAAGGCGGCCGTACCGTGGGCGCCGGCGTCGTCGCCAAGATCCTCAAGTAA
- a CDS encoding glutamine synthetase family protein, with the protein MQAEGVRTADDAARLVQASALTHIKVGLSDIDGVMLGKYLRKEKFLSALESGLAFCDVVFGWDVDDQLYDNGRYTGWHTAYPDAQMRIDPASCRRLPLEKGPAGQDMLLFLADFTGPAAEVCPRQLLHRVLSRAEDMGFDAYAALEYEFFMFRETPQSARDKGYRDLQTWTPGNFGYSMLRSTVNGDFYRQLLDMCERMDMSIEGLHTETGPGVLEAAIAVDRAAQAADKGFLFKTFTKALAQQNGLMATFMAKWSHHHSGQSGHIHISLRDRGTGKSAFYDAGQPDGMSATQTAFVAGLQRYLPEFMALYAPTINSYSRLVPGFWAPLDATWGIENRTTALRVIRGSDKSQRVEVRIGAADANPYLALAAALACGLSGIEQRLQAAPPVTGNAYTQEFPEEMKLPTTLWEAAQRLKQSEVARASFGDAFVDHYAATREWEERMFRRHVTDWELARYFEII; encoded by the coding sequence ATGCAAGCAGAAGGGGTAAGAACGGCGGACGATGCCGCACGGCTGGTGCAGGCCAGCGCTTTGACTCACATCAAGGTCGGTCTGTCGGATATCGATGGCGTCATGCTCGGCAAGTACTTGCGCAAAGAGAAATTCCTCTCCGCGCTGGAATCGGGCCTGGCGTTCTGCGACGTGGTGTTCGGCTGGGACGTGGACGACCAGCTTTACGACAATGGCCGCTACACGGGCTGGCACACCGCGTATCCGGATGCACAGATGCGGATCGATCCGGCAAGTTGCCGCAGGCTGCCCCTGGAAAAAGGCCCTGCCGGGCAGGACATGCTGCTCTTCCTGGCGGACTTCACCGGGCCCGCGGCGGAAGTCTGTCCGCGCCAGCTGCTGCACCGGGTCCTGAGCCGAGCCGAAGACATGGGCTTCGACGCCTATGCCGCCCTGGAATACGAGTTCTTCATGTTCCGCGAAACGCCGCAGTCCGCGCGCGACAAAGGCTATCGCGATCTGCAGACATGGACGCCGGGCAATTTCGGCTATTCGATGTTGCGCAGCACCGTCAATGGAGACTTCTATCGCCAGCTTCTCGATATGTGCGAGCGCATGGACATGTCGATAGAAGGGCTGCATACCGAAACCGGACCGGGCGTGCTGGAGGCCGCCATTGCGGTGGACCGCGCCGCGCAGGCGGCGGACAAGGGATTTCTTTTCAAGACGTTCACCAAGGCGCTGGCGCAGCAGAACGGGTTGATGGCGACGTTCATGGCCAAGTGGTCGCATCATCATTCCGGCCAAAGCGGCCACATTCATATTTCGCTGCGTGATCGCGGCACCGGCAAATCCGCGTTCTACGACGCCGGCCAGCCGGACGGCATGAGCGCCACGCAGACCGCGTTCGTTGCCGGCCTGCAGCGCTATCTTCCCGAGTTCATGGCGTTGTATGCGCCCACCATCAATAGCTATTCGCGGCTGGTTCCCGGTTTCTGGGCCCCGCTCGATGCGACGTGGGGCATAGAGAACCGCACCACGGCCTTGCGTGTGATTCGCGGCTCGGACAAGTCGCAACGCGTCGAAGTCCGCATCGGCGCCGCCGATGCCAACCCGTATCTGGCCCTGGCCGCCGCACTGGCTTGCGGCCTGTCCGGTATCGAGCAACGGTTGCAGGCCGCCCCGCCAGTGACGGGCAATGCCTACACACAGGAGTTTCCGGAAGAAATGAAACTGCCGACCACCTTGTGGGAGGCAGCGCAGCGCCTGAAGCAATCGGAGGTGGCGCGGGCCAGCTTCGGCGACGCCTTCGTCGATCACTATGCCGCCACGCGCGAATGGGAAGAACGCATGTTCCGCCGGCACGTCACCGACTGGGAGCTCGCGCGTTACTTCGAGATCATCTAG
- the rplL gene encoding 50S ribosomal protein L7/L12 → MALSKAEILDAIAGMTVLELSELIKDMEEKFGVSAAAAAVAVAAPAAGGGAAAAAEEQTEFTVVLTEAGANKVSVIKAVRELTGLGLKEAKDLVDGAPKPVKEAVAKADAEAAKKKLEEAGAKVEVK, encoded by the coding sequence ATGGCACTTAGCAAAGCTGAAATCCTTGACGCCATCGCTGGCATGACCGTGCTCGAACTGTCCGAGCTGATCAAGGATATGGAAGAGAAGTTTGGCGTGTCGGCTGCTGCCGCCGCCGTGGCCGTGGCCGCCCCGGCCGCTGGTGGTGGCGCTGCCGCCGCCGCTGAAGAACAAACCGAGTTCACCGTTGTGCTGACCGAAGCCGGCGCGAACAAGGTTAGCGTCATCAAGGCCGTGCGCGAACTGACGGGCCTGGGTCTGAAGGAAGCGAAGGACCTGGTCGACGGCGCGCCGAAGCCCGTGAAGGAAGCGGTTGCCAAGGCTGATGCCGAAGCCGCCAAGAAGAAGCTGGAAGAAGCTGGCGCCAAGGTCGAAGTCAAGTAA
- the rplJ gene encoding 50S ribosomal protein L10, with amino-acid sequence MSLNRQEKAVVIEEVSAQVAKAQSIVIAEYRGLDVASVTVLRKTARQSGVYLRVLKNTLARRAVNGTAFESLSKQLTGPLIYGISADPVAPAKVLSDFAKSNDKLVIKGGSLPNNLLNQEGVKALATLPSRDELLSKLMGTMQAPIAQFARTLNEVPTKFARGLAAVRDQKAAA; translated from the coding sequence GTGAGTCTCAATCGCCAAGAGAAAGCGGTGGTAATCGAGGAAGTCTCGGCGCAAGTCGCCAAGGCCCAGTCGATTGTTATCGCCGAGTACCGTGGTCTGGACGTCGCCTCTGTCACCGTACTGCGCAAGACTGCGCGTCAATCGGGCGTGTACCTGCGTGTTCTGAAGAACACGCTGGCTCGTCGCGCTGTGAACGGCACGGCTTTCGAGTCGTTGTCCAAGCAGCTGACCGGTCCGCTGATCTACGGTATCAGCGCTGATCCGGTCGCGCCGGCCAAGGTCCTTTCCGACTTCGCCAAAAGCAACGACAAGCTGGTCATCAAGGGGGGCTCGCTGCCCAACAACCTGTTGAACCAAGAAGGCGTCAAGGCCCTGGCCACGCTGCCTTCGCGCGACGAGTTGCTGTCGAAGTTGATGGGCACCATGCAAGCCCCGATTGCGCAATTTGCACGTACGCTCAACGAAGTTCCGACCAAGTTCGCCCGCGGCCTCGCTGCCGTGCGCGACCAGAAGGCAGCGGCCTGA
- a CDS encoding aldehyde dehydrogenase family protein: protein MASELITISPIDGREVVCRPYATESHIRQTLQSAQSAQRSWKETDLAERARLLSAAVDRVVDAKPDFAQAITLQMGRPIRHAPSEIDGFAERARHMIAIAPEALRPLAAVPGSDRERFIRREPLGVTLTVAPWNYPLLTAVNSIVPALMAGNAVVLKHSDQTPLCAELMHQAFARAGLPHGLFSFLHADHATTQKLVRAPEIRFVSFTGSVRGGRAVEESASGRFIGVGLELGGNDAAYVRGDADLEPAVEALVDGAFFNAGQSCCGIQRIYVARRLYDDFVEQAAALTRRYVLGDPRERETSLGPVVRRAAAASVREVIAEAIDRGARNVVDPAYFPAAREDSAYVAPAVLTHVDHAMRVMREECFGPVVGIMPVEDDDEAITLVNDSDYGLTAAIFTRDRAAALDLGGRIQAGTIFMNRCDYLDPGLAWTGVKDSGRGVSLSRLGYEQLTQPKSFHLRVA, encoded by the coding sequence ATGGCCAGCGAACTCATCACCATCAGTCCGATCGACGGCCGCGAAGTGGTATGCCGGCCTTACGCCACCGAAAGCCATATACGTCAGACCCTGCAGTCCGCGCAGTCCGCGCAGCGCTCATGGAAGGAGACGGATCTTGCCGAACGCGCTCGCCTGCTGTCGGCCGCGGTGGACCGTGTGGTCGATGCCAAGCCGGATTTCGCGCAGGCGATCACCCTGCAGATGGGGCGCCCGATACGGCACGCGCCATCGGAGATCGACGGCTTCGCGGAACGGGCCCGGCATATGATCGCGATTGCCCCGGAAGCGCTGCGGCCGCTGGCCGCCGTCCCCGGCAGCGATCGCGAGCGCTTCATCCGGCGCGAGCCGCTGGGTGTCACCCTGACGGTCGCGCCCTGGAACTACCCCTTGCTGACAGCCGTCAACAGCATCGTGCCCGCGCTCATGGCCGGTAACGCGGTAGTGTTGAAGCACTCGGACCAGACGCCCTTGTGCGCCGAGCTGATGCACCAGGCTTTTGCTCGCGCGGGCCTGCCGCATGGGCTTTTCTCTTTCCTTCATGCGGATCACGCCACCACGCAGAAGCTGGTGCGCGCGCCGGAGATCCGCTTCGTATCGTTCACCGGCTCGGTGCGTGGCGGACGCGCGGTGGAAGAAAGCGCCAGCGGCCGTTTCATCGGTGTCGGGCTGGAGCTGGGCGGCAACGATGCGGCCTATGTGCGCGGCGACGCCGATCTCGAGCCGGCCGTCGAAGCCTTGGTCGATGGAGCCTTCTTCAATGCGGGGCAATCGTGCTGCGGCATACAGCGCATCTATGTCGCGCGGCGCCTTTACGACGATTTCGTCGAACAGGCGGCTGCGCTGACCCGCCGCTATGTGCTCGGCGATCCGCGTGAGCGGGAAACCTCCCTGGGTCCGGTCGTGCGCCGCGCGGCCGCCGCATCGGTGCGCGAGGTGATCGCCGAAGCCATCGACCGCGGCGCCCGCAACGTTGTCGACCCCGCCTATTTCCCGGCCGCGCGCGAAGACTCCGCCTATGTGGCGCCGGCCGTCCTGACGCACGTGGACCACGCCATGCGGGTCATGCGCGAAGAATGCTTCGGTCCGGTCGTCGGCATCATGCCGGTCGAAGACGACGACGAGGCGATAACGCTGGTGAACGATAGCGACTACGGCCTGACCGCGGCGATATTCACGCGGGACCGCGCCGCCGCGCTCGATTTGGGTGGGCGTATCCAGGCGGGCACTATCTTCATGAATCGGTGCGACTATCTCGACCCTGGCCTGGCATGGACGGGCGTCAAGGACAGCGGCCGCGGTGTTTCCTTGTCCCGCCTCGGCTACGAGCAGCTGACGCAACCCAAATCCTTCCATTTGCGCGTCGCCTGA
- a CDS encoding asparaginase, with protein sequence MPETGRRPAIAVLATGGTIAGAQSPERGVGYVSGVFDIGQLLAAVPALSGIAELHPEQIANVGSQDMRHDVWHALATRIRALGRDAGIDGIVVTHGTDTLEETAYFLDLVVPAGKPLVLTGGMRPATALGADGPANLYAAVTLAGHPHAYGRGALVLMNEDIHEARGVQKIAATGLAAFASPGRGTAGVMQAGGPAFHRAIAPVAPGYAPWRDAPLPDPAQWPRVGIVYAHADMQADVIEFMASRYQGLVLAGVGDGNATAAAMRALGEAAARGVAVVRASRTGRGRVGRNGEVDDDGLGFIAAGDLNPQKARVLLMLALMSRPDPATLRNWFEAA encoded by the coding sequence ATGCCTGAGACCGGCCGCCGTCCCGCCATCGCGGTGCTGGCGACCGGGGGTACGATCGCGGGCGCGCAATCGCCGGAGCGCGGTGTCGGGTATGTCTCCGGTGTCTTCGACATCGGCCAATTGCTTGCCGCCGTGCCGGCGCTTTCGGGCATCGCCGAATTGCATCCCGAACAGATCGCCAACGTGGGTAGCCAGGACATGCGGCATGACGTCTGGCATGCCCTGGCCACGCGCATACGCGCCCTGGGTCGCGACGCCGGTATCGATGGCATCGTGGTGACGCATGGCACCGATACACTGGAGGAAACCGCGTATTTCCTCGATCTGGTTGTCCCTGCCGGCAAGCCGCTGGTCCTGACCGGCGGCATGCGCCCTGCCACCGCGCTGGGCGCGGATGGGCCGGCGAACCTGTACGCCGCCGTGACGCTGGCCGGACATCCGCACGCATATGGACGCGGCGCCCTGGTGTTGATGAACGAAGATATCCACGAGGCGCGCGGCGTGCAGAAAATCGCGGCCACCGGCTTGGCCGCGTTCGCTTCGCCCGGGCGCGGTACCGCCGGCGTCATGCAGGCCGGCGGGCCGGCATTTCACCGGGCCATCGCGCCCGTCGCGCCAGGGTATGCACCGTGGCGCGATGCTCCCCTGCCGGATCCTGCGCAATGGCCTCGCGTAGGCATCGTCTACGCCCACGCCGATATGCAGGCGGACGTCATCGAATTCATGGCATCGCGCTACCAAGGGCTGGTACTGGCCGGCGTTGGCGACGGCAATGCCACCGCCGCCGCCATGCGTGCGCTGGGCGAGGCCGCGGCGCGCGGGGTCGCCGTGGTGCGCGCCTCGCGTACCGGGCGCGGCCGGGTCGGGCGCAATGGGGAAGTCGACGACGACGGTCTCGGGTTCATCGCCGCCGGAGACCTGAATCCGCAGAAAGCGCGCGTGCTGCTGATGTTGGCGCTGATGTCCAGGCCGGATCCCGCGACCCTGCGGAACTGGTTCGAGGCCGCCTGA
- a CDS encoding DeoR/GlpR family DNA-binding transcription regulator → MWQEERYQRIRKMLEALRSVSADRIVDELGVSRETVRRDLIALEALGELRRSHGGAVLPDPAPAAFVQPPVDGRHLRAMARAVAGRLSNGQTLYMEAGFMAGYMADALSSLHGLTLITNSFEAATRVSSSEDHVAHGNHAIVLGGAVVAPLAATQGDRTIAEIHRYTADAALLFPTGIDARHGATHTDLARAELGRAMAANARSIIVIADDAKIGLNTRASYCAADRVAVFVTNRKSEAKEGYDLLAGAVGSVVLA, encoded by the coding sequence ATGTGGCAGGAAGAGCGGTACCAGCGGATCAGGAAAATGCTCGAAGCCTTGCGCAGCGTGTCGGCGGATCGCATCGTCGACGAGCTCGGCGTCTCGCGCGAGACGGTCCGCCGCGACCTGATCGCGCTGGAAGCGCTGGGCGAACTGCGCCGCTCGCATGGCGGCGCCGTGCTGCCGGACCCCGCGCCGGCGGCTTTCGTCCAGCCGCCGGTAGACGGACGCCATCTGCGCGCGATGGCGCGCGCCGTGGCGGGCAGGTTGTCCAACGGACAGACGCTCTATATGGAGGCCGGGTTCATGGCCGGATACATGGCGGATGCATTGAGTTCGCTGCACGGTCTTACGCTGATCACCAACTCCTTCGAGGCCGCCACGCGGGTATCGAGCAGCGAGGATCACGTCGCGCACGGCAATCACGCGATCGTGCTGGGCGGCGCGGTGGTGGCGCCTTTGGCGGCCACCCAGGGCGACCGTACGATCGCCGAAATTCATCGTTACACCGCCGACGCCGCCCTGCTTTTCCCCACAGGCATCGACGCCCGGCACGGAGCAACGCATACGGATCTGGCCCGCGCGGAACTGGGGCGGGCAATGGCAGCCAATGCACGCAGCATCATCGTGATCGCGGACGACGCGAAAATCGGGCTTAACACCCGTGCGTCCTATTGCGCGGCCGACCGCGTGGCCGTATTTGTGACGAACCGCAAATCCGAAGCGAAGGAAGGCTACGACCTGCTCGCCGGCGCCGTGGGCAGCGTCGTGCTGGCGTGA
- a CDS encoding iron-containing alcohol dehydrogenase encodes MDLPHVNWNYPTSIKVGPGRIAELPALCVGLGMRKPLIVTDPGIAALPMLERAVAACRDAGLASGVFHDIKGNPTGRNVEAGVQDFRRGGHDGVVAFGGGSALDAGKAIALMAGQDRSLWDFEDADDNYQRVNTAGMAPVVAVPTTAGTGSEVGRVAVITDEDARLKRLIFHPRMMPGAVILDAGLTIGLPAKVTAATGMDALSHCLEAYCSPFFHPMAAGIALEGMRLIHHHLPRAVADGEDLAARHHMLVASCMGATAFQRGLGAMHALSHPLGALYDAHHGTLNAILMPYVVQANARAIRAPLAALARYLALPAASAEGVQAWILELRSRIGIPHTLAEIGLDDRDADRVGRMAQADPSAASNPIAFDAAQYAAIFRAAVAGHLDDRAVPARD; translated from the coding sequence ATGGACCTGCCCCACGTGAACTGGAACTACCCGACGTCGATCAAGGTCGGCCCGGGCCGCATCGCTGAACTGCCTGCGCTATGCGTGGGCCTGGGTATGCGCAAGCCGCTGATCGTGACCGATCCCGGCATCGCGGCGCTGCCCATGCTGGAGCGCGCCGTGGCCGCATGCCGCGATGCGGGCCTGGCCAGCGGTGTTTTCCATGACATCAAAGGCAACCCGACCGGACGCAATGTAGAGGCCGGCGTCCAGGACTTCCGGCGTGGCGGCCACGATGGCGTGGTCGCGTTCGGCGGCGGTTCCGCGCTGGATGCGGGCAAGGCCATTGCCTTGATGGCCGGACAGGACCGGTCGCTGTGGGACTTCGAGGACGCGGACGACAATTACCAGCGGGTCAACACGGCCGGCATGGCGCCCGTCGTCGCGGTGCCCACCACCGCCGGCACCGGGTCGGAAGTAGGGCGGGTCGCCGTCATTACCGACGAAGATGCCCGCCTGAAGCGGCTGATTTTCCATCCGCGCATGATGCCCGGAGCCGTCATCCTGGACGCCGGCCTGACGATAGGGTTGCCCGCCAAGGTGACGGCGGCCACCGGTATGGACGCGCTGTCGCATTGCCTGGAGGCCTATTGCTCGCCGTTCTTCCACCCCATGGCCGCCGGCATTGCGCTCGAGGGCATGCGCCTGATCCATCATCATCTGCCGCGCGCGGTCGCGGATGGAGAAGACCTGGCCGCGCGTCACCATATGCTGGTGGCGTCCTGCATGGGGGCGACGGCCTTCCAGCGCGGCCTGGGAGCCATGCACGCCCTGTCGCACCCCCTGGGCGCTTTGTACGACGCGCATCATGGCACGCTGAACGCCATCCTGATGCCTTATGTGGTCCAGGCCAATGCTCGTGCCATACGCGCGCCGCTGGCGGCGCTGGCGCGCTATCTGGCGCTACCCGCGGCGTCCGCGGAAGGGGTGCAGGCCTGGATCCTCGAACTGCGCTCGCGCATAGGCATTCCCCACACCCTTGCCGAGATCGGCCTGGACGACCGGGATGCCGACCGGGTAGGGCGCATGGCGCAAGCGGATCCCTCTGCCGCGAGCAACCCCATCGCCTTCGATGCCGCCCAGTACGCGGCGATTTTCCGCGCGGCGGTGGCCGGCCATCTGGACGACCGCGCGGTGCCGGCGCGGGACTGA
- the rplK gene encoding 50S ribosomal protein L11, whose product MAKKIVGFIKLQVPAGKANPSPPIGPALGQRGLNIMEFCKAFNAKTQGMEPGLPIPVVITAFADKSFTFIMKTPPATVLIKKAAGVQKGSPKPHTDKVGKLTRAQAEEIAKTKEPDLTAGDLEAAVRTIAGSARSMGITVEGI is encoded by the coding sequence ATGGCGAAGAAGATCGTCGGCTTTATCAAGCTGCAAGTGCCGGCTGGTAAGGCAAACCCCTCTCCCCCGATCGGTCCGGCGCTGGGTCAGCGCGGCCTGAACATCATGGAATTCTGCAAGGCGTTCAACGCCAAGACTCAGGGCATGGAGCCCGGTCTGCCGATTCCGGTGGTGATCACCGCCTTCGCGGACAAGAGCTTCACCTTCATCATGAAGACCCCGCCCGCGACGGTCCTCATCAAGAAGGCGGCCGGCGTGCAGAAGGGTTCGCCCAAGCCCCATACCGACAAGGTCGGCAAGCTGACGCGTGCCCAGGCGGAAGAAATCGCCAAGACCAAGGAACCCGACCTGACGGCGGGCGACCTGGAAGCCGCGGTGCGCACCATCGCCGGCAGCGCCCGCAGCATGGGCATTACCGTTGAGGGGATCTGA
- the secE gene encoding preprotein translocase subunit SecE, with protein sequence MSNTSVETVTTTADRVKLALAVVVIIAGIVGFSVLSTQPMPARIGVFVGGLVLAAIIAWFSEPGRRTLSFANESYNEVKRVSWPTRKETTQMTGIVFAFVAIMGIFMWVLDKGIEWIIYGLLLGWK encoded by the coding sequence ATGTCTAATACCAGCGTCGAAACCGTTACCACTACCGCCGATCGGGTGAAGCTTGCCTTGGCGGTGGTCGTCATCATTGCTGGGATCGTTGGATTCTCGGTGTTGAGCACGCAGCCCATGCCGGCTCGCATCGGCGTATTCGTCGGCGGCCTGGTGCTGGCGGCCATCATCGCCTGGTTCAGCGAACCGGGGCGTCGCACCCTCAGTTTCGCCAACGAGTCCTACAACGAAGTCAAGCGTGTCTCTTGGCCCACGCGCAAGGAAACGACCCAGATGACGGGTATCGTTTTCGCCTTCGTGGCCATCATGGGCATCTTCATGTGGGTACTCGACAAAGGCATCGAGTGGATCATTTACGGCCTGCTGCTGGGCTGGAAATAA
- the rplA gene encoding 50S ribosomal protein L1: MAKLSKRTAALREKIDRTKLYPVNEALSLIKETATAKFDESVDVAVQLGIDPKKSDQLVRGSVVLPAGTGKSVRVAVFAQGDKAEAAKAAGADIVGLEDLAERIKAGQMDFDVVIASPDTMRVVGALGQILGPRGLMPNPKVGTVTPDVVTAVKNAKAGQVQYRTDKAGIVHATIGRASFGVEQLQTNLAALVDALNKARPAAAKGVYLRKLAVSSTMGGGARVELASLTAPAA, encoded by the coding sequence ATGGCAAAACTGTCCAAGCGTACCGCCGCCCTGCGGGAAAAGATCGACCGTACCAAGCTGTACCCGGTCAATGAAGCGTTGAGCCTCATCAAGGAAACCGCCACGGCGAAGTTCGACGAGTCCGTCGACGTGGCTGTCCAGCTGGGCATCGATCCCAAGAAGTCCGACCAACTGGTCCGTGGCTCCGTGGTTCTGCCCGCCGGTACCGGCAAGTCCGTTCGTGTCGCCGTGTTCGCCCAGGGTGACAAGGCCGAGGCCGCCAAGGCCGCCGGTGCCGATATCGTCGGCCTGGAAGACCTGGCCGAACGCATCAAGGCCGGCCAGATGGATTTCGACGTCGTGATCGCGTCGCCCGACACCATGCGTGTCGTCGGCGCCCTGGGCCAGATCCTGGGTCCGCGCGGCCTGATGCCGAACCCCAAGGTGGGCACGGTCACGCCGGACGTCGTCACGGCGGTGAAGAATGCCAAGGCCGGTCAGGTTCAGTACCGTACCGACAAGGCGGGTATCGTTCACGCTACCATCGGTCGCGCCTCGTTTGGCGTGGAACAGCTGCAAACCAACCTGGCCGCGCTGGTCGACGCGCTGAACAAGGCACGTCCGGCCGCCGCCAAGGGCGTGTACCTGCGCAAGCTTGCCGTCTCGTCCACGATGGGCGGCGGTGCTCGCGTCGAACTCGCCTCGCTGACGGCGCCGGCGGCCTGA